A genomic window from Scatophagus argus isolate fScaArg1 chromosome 17, fScaArg1.pri, whole genome shotgun sequence includes:
- the LOC124074362 gene encoding zinc finger protein 32-like, which yields MSKVQMLSVLVKQRLTVAGTPAAGTGERLYSGSYDIQQLLVSKEEFPTEQQDWSSSLDQEEPPDPPHIKEEQEELWTSQQEEQLQGLEEADITKFTFAPVKREEDDEEDPQSSLLHQRPTEQVKTESAGEDCGGPEPARSSDPDRHLHPDIEDKTEESSEQTDDSNDDWKDTRESQLGLNSVVNNIGKTDKESFICSECSKTFRHKTNLKRHMRCHTGEKPFSCSFCSRSFSRREHLITHMRCHSGEKPFSCSVCNSSFSHGWSLDKHMRVHTGEKPFGCSFCTKRFRQRSDLVAHLRIHTGERPFSCSVCNTSFTQRHTLVQHMRTHTGLKPFICSVCGKRFSRKGHMTRHMMAHTGEKPFSCSVCGQSFTWQSQFKRHECASQSSGSK from the exons atgtctaaAGTCCAAATGCTGAGCGTGTTGGTGAAGCAGCGGCTAACGGTGGCTGGCACTCCAGCAGCCGGAACAGGAGAGCGGCTGTATTCTGGATCTTACG ACATCCAGCAGTTGTTGGTGAGTAAAGAAGAGTTTCCAACTGAGCAGCAGGACTGGAGCTCCAGTCTGGACCAGGAGGAGCCACCAGACCCCCCAcacattaaagaggaacaggaggaactCTGGACCAGTCAGCAGGAAGAGCAGCTTCAGGGACTGGAGGAGGCCGATATCACCAAGTTCACATTCGCTCcagtgaagagagaagaagatgatgaagaggaccCTCAGTCCTCACTGCTTCATCAGAGACCAACTGAACAGGTGAAAACAGAATCTGCTGGAGAGGACTGTGGAGGACCAGAACCAGCCAGGAGTTCAGATCCAGATAGACATTTACACCCTGATAttgaagacaaaactgaagaatCTTCTGAACAGACTGATGACAGTAATGATGACTGGAAGGATACCAGAGAATCTCAGTTGGGTTTAAACTCTGTGGTTAATAATATAGGTAAAACTGACAAGGAGTCATTTATCTGCTCTGAGTGCAGTAAAACATTTCGCCACAAGACAAATCTGAAACGACACATGAGATGTCATACAGGTGAGAAACCATTCAGCTGCTCCTTTTGCAGCAGAAGTTTTAGCCGGAGGGAACACCTGATCACTCATATGAGGTGTCACTCAGGAGAAAAACCCTTCAGCTGCTCAGTCTGTAACTCCAGTTTCAGTCATGGTTGGTCGCTGGATAAACATATGAGAGTCCACACTGGGGAGAAACCATTTGGTTGCTCCTTTTGCACTAAAAGATTCAGGCAGCGCTCAGATTTGGTTGCACACTTGAGAATTCATACTGGAGAAAGACCTTTTTCCTGCTCAGTTTGCAATACGAGCTTCACCCAGCGTCACACTTTGGTTCAGCACATGAGAACCCACACTGGGCTCAAACCTTTCATCTGCTCAGTCTGTGGGAAGAGATTCTCACGAAAGGgtcacatgacaagacacatgATGGCTCACACTGGGGAGAAACcgttcagctgcagtgtgtgtggcCAGAGCTTCACATGGCAGTCACAGTTCAAAAGACATGAGTGTGCTAGTCAGAGCAGCGGcagtaaatga
- the LOC124074339 gene encoding zinc finger and SCAN domain-containing protein 2-like isoform X2 has translation MAPRRKFDFKFKEKVLRYAEEHSGEEAARHFNIDSKRIRYWRKQRSELLLADKRRARLAGGGRKKVNVELEKKLSEWIYSVWDQRNPVSGKMIQNKALEICTSLNDGGKMFEASRGWLQRFLHRSGLSFRCCTTTTKKDQGPLTEKLVSFVDYIGKVVSSKRILEKDIIAMDEIVVWFDRHLTVVLAAKADGTKLKPFVVFRGAADEVKVMQQEISSAVVTSSVNGWMNDALTADWLQSVVGKLNLTPRLLVWDSYRCHISAATKAELKCGYNITTALIPGGCTKFIHAPAVMWSQTFRQILREAYNQWMTGDTDKEYTAAGFLKAPVPHLLLDWVVAAWNRLDKNLIRRSFQVCGLSVRTDGSEDDLIFCFREGEPCASGREALAQLRQRRRENRSHADQDDEDEEELFNNELVVLDDEEADNSNGEDDGFGQEDSDHMSWHCFIHQALPSNNKKWIIMKEEQHWSSSLDQEEPPELPHIKEEQEELWTSQQEEQLQGLEEADITKFTITPVKSEKGDEVKPQSSLLHQRQTEQVKTEAAGEDCGGPEPATSSDSDRHLHPDSEDKTEESSETEVSEGDWEETSEPNSLTAQKNNVADVHCNAVVRSFSCPECGQRFGRKPHLNAHMRIHTGEKPFSCSFCGKRFSQKGNSISHMRLHTGEKPFSCSICKKQFRYSGDVSRHMRIHTGKKTLTYNASDVHMGSEPAKSFDPFRQPVTYDKGPEPDTKFGDDGWKDSRELESGLNSEKTAEDHVSDTNCNTDKESFSCSECGRTFCRRDHLMSHMRTHTGEKPFSCSVCQKRFSCSGNILAHMRIHTGEKPFECSFCGKSFSQKGTLQLHVRIHTGEKPFSCPFCDKRFAHKRRMTLHMSVHTEEKRFSCSACDRRFTWYTQLKTHKCVGESSQLRQNQPEKKVPAKESFSCTECGKKFSLKGNLKTHMRIHTGEKPFGCTVCGKCFKQNVHLTEHMTIHTGEKLYKCSDCGKGFNKKLLVKSHKCV, from the exons ATGGCACCCAGACGTAAATTTGATTTCAAATTCAAAGAGAAAGTTCTGCGGTATGCAGAGGAACATTCAGGAGAGGAGGCTGCACGGCACTTTAACATCGACTCGAAAAGAATCAGGTActggaggaagcagaggagcgAGCTGCTGCTAGCTGACAAGAGGAGAGCGCGACTAGCTGGGGGTGGAAGGAAGAAGGTCAACGTGGAGCTCGAGAAGAAGCTATCAGAATGGATTTACTCAGTGTGGGACCAACGTAACCCGGTATCAGGGAAAATGATACAAAATAAGGCGCTGGAGATCTGCACTTCACTGAATGATGGAGGCAAGATGTTTGAGGCTAGCAGGGGTTGGCTACAAAGATTTCTACATCGCAGCGGCCTCTCATTTCGATGTTGCACCACCACGACCAAGAAGGACCAAGGTCCCCTCACTGAGAAGCTCGTGTCCTTTGTTGACTACATTGGCAAGGTCGTCAGTTCCAAAAGGATTTTAGAGAAAGACATCATTGCAATGGACGAGATTGTAGTTTGGTTTGACCGCCACCTCACTGTTGTCCTTGCTGCTAAGGCTGACGGCACCAAACTGAAGCCCTTTGTTGTCTTCAGAGGGGCTGCAGATGAGGTAAAGGTGATGCAGCAGGAGATCTCCAGCGCAGTGGTCACCTCGTCAGTGAACGGTTGGATGAACGACGCTCTCACTGCTGACTGGCTGCAGTCCGTGGTAGGAAAACTTAACTTGACCCCGCGGCTCCTGGTCTGGGACTCGTACCGCTGCCACATCAGTGCGGCGAccaaagctgaactgaaatgtgGCTACAATATCACAACTGCGCTGATCCCAGGAGGCTGCACTAAATTTATCCATGCACCTGCTGTGATGTGGAGCCAGACCTTCAGGCAGATTCTACGGGAAGCCTACAATCAGTGGATGACTGGGGACACAGATAAGGAATACACAGCTGCAGGTTTTTTAAAGGCCCCTGTTCCACATCTGCTTTTGGACTGGGTGGTTGCTGCCTGGAACAGGCTGGACAAGAATTTGATCAGGAGGTCTTTCCAAGTTTGTGGACTGTCTGTGAGAACCGATGGGAGCGAAGACGACCTTATCTTCTGCTTCAGGGAAGGAGAACCCTGCGCCTCCGGTCGGGAGGCTCTCGCCCAGCTTCGACAGAGGAGACGGGAGAACAGGAGCCACGCGGACCAGGACGATGAGGACGAAGAGGAGCTTTTCAACAATGAACTTGTTGTTCTCGATGACGAGGAGGCAGACAATAGCAACGGGGAGGATGATGGCTTTGGGCAGGAGGATAGTGACCACATGTCATGGCACTGTTTCATTCATCAGG ctttaccgtcaaacaacaaaaaatggaTTATTATGAAAGAAGAGCAGCACTGGAGCTCCAGTCTAGACCAG GAGGAGCCACCAGAGCTCCCTcacattaaagaggaacaggaggaactCTGGACCAGTCAGCAGGAAGAGCAGCTTCAGGGACTGGAGGAGGCCGATATCACCAAGTTCACAATCACTCCAGTAAAGAGTGAAAAAGGTGATGAAGTGAAACCGCAGTCCTCACTGCTTCATCAGAGACAAACTGAACAGgtgaaaacagaagctgctggagAGGACTGTGGAGGACCAGAACCAGCCACGAGCTCAGATTCAGATAGACATTTACACCCTGATAGTGAAGACAAGACTGAAGAGTCTTCTGAGACTGAAGTCAGTGAGGGCGACTGGGAGGAAACCAGTGAACCGAATAGTTTAACTGCCCAGAAAAATAATGTTGCTGATGTTCACTGTAATGCTGTTGTGAGATCATTCAGCTGCCCTGAGTGCGGTCAGAGATTTGGCCGTAAGCCACATCTGAACGCACACATGAGGATTCACACTGGAGAGAAACCGTTTAGTTGCTCCTTTTGTGGTAAAAGATTTTCTCAGAAAGGAAACTCAATTAGCCACATGAGACttcacacaggagagaagccCTTCAGTTGCTCCATCTGTAAGAAACAGTTCAGATATAGTGGAGACGTGAGCAGACACATGAGAATccacacaggaaagaaaacgCTTACTTATAACGCTAGTGACGTTCACATGGGATCAGAGCCAGCCAAGAGCTTTGACCCATTCAGACAACCAGTTACTTATGACAAAGGCCCAGAACCTGACACTAAATTTGGTGATGATGGTtggaaagacagcagagaacttGAGTCAGGTTTAAACTCTGAAAAAACTGCTGAAGACCATGTCAGCGATACGAACTGTAACACGGACAAAGAGTCTTTTAGCTGTTCAGAGTGTGGGAGGACGTTCTGTCGCCGGGATCACCTGATGAGCCACATGAGAACCCACACTGGAGAGAAACccttcagctgctcagtttgtcagAAACGCTTCAGCTGCAGTGGCAACATTTTGGCCCACATGAGGATTCACACTGGAGAGAAACCCTTCGAATGCTCATTCTGTGGCAAAAGTTTCAGCCAGAAAGGAACTTTGCAGCTGCATGTGAGAatccacacaggagagaaaccatTTAGTTGTCCATTTTGTGACAAAAGATTTGCACACAAAAGGCGCATGACACTGCATATGTCAGTTCACACAGAAGAGAAACGCTTCAGCTGCAGTGCTTGTGACAGACGGTTCACCTGgtacacacagctgaaaacCCACAAGTGTGTTGGGGAGTCCTCACAGCTTCGTCAAAACCAGCCCGAGAAAAAAGTTCCTGCCAAGGAGTCATTCAGCTGCACAGAGTGTGGGAAAAAGTTTAGCCTGAAGGGCAACCTGAAGACTCACATGAGAattcacacaggagagaaaccatTTGGTTGCACAGTTTGTGgcaaatgttttaaacaaaatgtacatCTGACAGAGCACATGACAATTCACACAGGTGAAAAACTCTATAAATGCAGCGATTGTGGCAAAGGATTCAATAAGAAGCTTCTTGTCAAAAGCCACAAGTGTGTTTAA